GGTGTATGCGTCAGAAAGCATGCGGGCTCTTCCTTCGGGGCGCAATGGCCGTTAGGGTCGCGGCCCGGTCCTGGGGTGGTGGGAACTTCGGAGGGGTGTCGGGATGTCGTCGTACGAGCGGCTGGTGGCTCAGCTCGATCCGGGAACGACCGTGCTGCTCACGGTGGAGTGCCAGGAGGGTGTCGTCGGCGAAGACAGTGCGCTGCCCGAACTCGCCGCCCAGGCAAGGAAGTCGGGGGTTCTGGGGAACGTCGCCCGGCTGGTGGCGGCCGCGCACGGGGCCGGGGTGCAGGTCGTGCACGCGGTGGCCGAGCGTCGGCCGGACGGGCGCGGGGCGAGCCGTAACGCACGGTTGTTCCGGGCGGCGGAGCGGCTGCCCGTGCAGCAGATCGCGGGGACGCGAGCGGTGCGGGTGGCTGAGCCGATCGAGGTCGCGGAAGCCGACCTCGTGGTGCGGCGGCTGCACGGCCTGTCGCCGGTCGCGGGAACGGGCGTGGACGCGCTGCTGCGGAATCTGGGGTGCCGGAACGTGGTGGTGGTCGGGGTGTCGGCGAACGTCGCGGTGCCGAACGCGGTCTTCGACCTCGTGAACCTGGGGTACGGCGTGGTCGTGGCAGAGGACGCGATCGCCGGGGTCCCGGAGGAGTACGTGGCGGCCGTGGTGCGCAACTCGCTGGCGCTCGTGGCGACGGTGGCCGGGACGGGGGACGTGTGCG
The sequence above is a segment of the Streptomyces sp. NBC_00237 genome. Coding sequences within it:
- a CDS encoding isochorismatase family protein, whose product is MSSYERLVAQLDPGTTVLLTVECQEGVVGEDSALPELAAQARKSGVLGNVARLVAAAHGAGVQVVHAVAERRPDGRGASRNARLFRAAERLPVQQIAGTRAVRVAEPIEVAEADLVVRRLHGLSPVAGTGVDALLRNLGCRNVVVVGVSANVAVPNAVFDLVNLGYGVVVAEDAIAGVPEEYVAAVVRNSLALVATVAGTGDVCGVWGEGRT